A stretch of the Thiomicrorhabdus indica genome encodes the following:
- a CDS encoding ABC transporter substrate-binding protein — protein MGSIIVSNFKTYRMRILPKNWMKSVGLTVLLMVPNLSYAQSCMTNHDPERVYGANPIVTYMLVAMAPEKMIGWNFPVSPQAKEIFPAGVFEKPVIGGWFGQGRTPNMEVLLANHPDLIVMSGAMVNPKRQEMLQKLGVPVCDLKLDTLNDYPSDFRDLGNWLGKAERGELLATKMEALIAQQMQLKEVLAKRKVSLKTVYYAQDPNGLATECRGSIHAETIPWAGAVNPHVCPADQGKYSRYGKVAINIETLLKYNPDAIVTQEKAFYEKLASLPSWQALKAVKNNQVFFAPQTPFRWLDRPPSFMRILAAQWLMQKLYPNVPEIAALDTVKTTQEFFQDFFQVILSKQQAEQILQGGTL, from the coding sequence ATGGGGTCGATTATCGTGTCCAATTTTAAGACTTACCGTATGCGAATTTTGCCAAAAAACTGGATGAAAAGTGTTGGGTTAACTGTTTTATTGATGGTTCCAAACTTGAGCTATGCACAGTCTTGCATGACGAATCATGACCCAGAGAGAGTTTATGGAGCCAATCCGATTGTTACTTATATGTTGGTGGCAATGGCTCCTGAAAAAATGATTGGTTGGAACTTTCCTGTCTCACCTCAAGCAAAAGAAATTTTCCCGGCCGGTGTTTTTGAGAAACCGGTGATTGGTGGTTGGTTTGGACAAGGTCGAACGCCAAATATGGAAGTGTTGTTAGCCAATCATCCTGATTTGATTGTGATGTCTGGTGCAATGGTCAATCCAAAACGGCAGGAAATGCTTCAAAAACTGGGAGTACCGGTGTGTGATCTTAAGCTTGATACGTTGAATGATTACCCGAGTGATTTTCGTGACTTAGGTAATTGGTTAGGAAAGGCTGAGCGTGGTGAGCTTCTCGCCACAAAAATGGAGGCCCTTATTGCTCAACAAATGCAACTGAAAGAAGTGTTGGCTAAACGCAAGGTTTCACTTAAAACCGTGTATTACGCCCAAGACCCAAATGGTTTAGCGACAGAGTGTCGTGGCTCAATTCATGCGGAAACGATTCCTTGGGCTGGCGCTGTTAACCCTCATGTTTGTCCTGCCGATCAAGGAAAGTATTCACGTTATGGCAAGGTCGCAATCAATATTGAAACCTTACTTAAATACAATCCCGATGCGATTGTGACTCAGGAAAAGGCTTTTTATGAGAAGTTGGCGTCCTTGCCAAGCTGGCAAGCTTTAAAAGCGGTAAAGAACAATCAAGTTTTTTTTGCTCCGCAAACGCCATTTCGTTGGCTAGATCGTCCCCCATCTTTTATGCGGATTTTAGCTGCACAGTGGTTAATGCAAAAACTTTATCCTAATGTGCCTGAAATCGCTGCTTTAGACACGGTTAAAACGACGCAAGAATTTTTTCAGGACTTTTTTCAAGTTATTTTGAGCAAACAGCAAGCTGAACAGATTTTACAAGGAGGCACGCTATGA
- a CDS encoding LLM class flavin-dependent oxidoreductase produces the protein MTTNPKLGAMLHITPELGQTPTQTYQSFTHLVKELDQMGFDNAWVTEHHFNDMSLTPSPLHLMGHFLAKTEQISIGSAALLVGFHNPIEVAESLAVLDALYPERVFCGFAKGGPFESQNSAFKADKDLSRARMIEAVPAMLELWQDQTESTHHGEHYQWNNVNLQPNCGLQNSRLFIASGDEQTIEMAVKNNLGLMAAQFWDMAKIHQQISHYQKVAQTVFKQPKKPNMMAARGLFVHQNSAVAKQSALEHIRSFREQKAKHWGKTPGPMANLDPEEMLSRMLCGTPEEVAEKVYSLLQNGVTHLALNPLTQNHSVRCDQLHWFYEEVWGQFLNKDTKQRQSA, from the coding sequence ATGACCACCAATCCGAAACTGGGTGCCATGTTGCATATCACGCCAGAACTAGGGCAAACACCAACGCAAACATATCAAAGTTTTACTCATCTGGTTAAAGAGCTTGATCAAATGGGCTTTGATAATGCTTGGGTCACGGAACATCATTTTAATGACATGAGCCTGACGCCTTCGCCTTTACATCTTATGGGGCATTTTTTAGCGAAAACCGAGCAGATTAGTATTGGATCAGCGGCACTTTTAGTAGGATTTCATAATCCTATTGAAGTGGCCGAAAGTTTGGCTGTTTTAGACGCTCTTTACCCTGAAAGGGTGTTTTGTGGATTTGCGAAAGGCGGTCCATTTGAATCACAAAACAGTGCCTTTAAAGCCGATAAAGATTTAAGCCGTGCACGTATGATTGAGGCTGTACCTGCAATGTTGGAGCTGTGGCAAGATCAGACTGAGTCAACGCATCATGGTGAGCATTATCAATGGAATAATGTCAATTTACAGCCTAATTGTGGGTTGCAAAACTCACGTTTATTTATTGCCTCAGGCGATGAACAGACAATTGAAATGGCGGTTAAAAATAACCTCGGTTTAATGGCGGCTCAATTCTGGGATATGGCCAAAATACATCAACAAATTTCGCATTATCAAAAAGTGGCACAAACGGTTTTTAAGCAGCCGAAAAAACCGAACATGATGGCGGCTCGCGGTCTGTTTGTTCACCAAAATTCAGCGGTGGCTAAACAAAGTGCATTGGAGCATATCCGTAGCTTTCGAGAACAAAAAGCGAAACATTGGGGCAAGACGCCAGGACCTATGGCAAATCTTGATCCAGAAGAAATGTTGTCCAGAATGCTTTGCGGAACCCCTGAAGAAGTGGCTGAAAAAGTGTACAGCCTTTTACAAAACGGCGTGACGCATTTGGCCTTAAACCCATTGACTCAAAACCATTCAGTGCGTTGTGATCAATTGCATTGGTTCTATGAGGAGGTTTGGGGGCAGTTTTTAAATAAAGATACCAAACAGAGACAATCCGCTTAA
- a CDS encoding FecCD family ABC transporter permease: MTNSLSLSPSIVLVLLSFLLGASALFSLSLGRFDFAPLGSMQELFIHWGWLEGETNPMMTSILLDVRLPRILAAILIGAALAISGAAFQALFMNPLVSPGILGVLSGAAFGASLGILLSDEIWVMQLLTFVFGLLAVAIALLLAKGELKQNMIILVLGGMITGALFGAFLSIIKYVADPYSKLPAITYWLMGSLANVNGELLYWLAPFVLTGIAILTMQGHVLNALSLGDDEAKTLGISVEKKRMLVIVVATFLSAVTVTLGGMIGWVGLVIPHIVRLLFGADNRLLLPASALLGAIYLLWVDNLARMVTSIEIPIGILTALIGLPVFAWALKNAKKGWHS; encoded by the coding sequence ATGACAAATAGCTTATCGCTTTCTCCAAGCATTGTATTGGTGTTGCTGAGTTTCTTATTGGGCGCGAGTGCTCTTTTTTCATTAAGTCTCGGGCGTTTTGATTTTGCCCCTTTAGGTAGTATGCAAGAGCTGTTTATTCACTGGGGATGGCTTGAAGGTGAAACTAATCCAATGATGACCAGCATTTTATTGGATGTGCGCCTGCCCAGAATTCTGGCTGCTATTCTAATTGGGGCCGCTTTAGCCATCAGTGGTGCCGCTTTCCAAGCACTTTTTATGAACCCTTTAGTTTCTCCAGGAATTTTAGGGGTGTTATCAGGTGCTGCGTTTGGAGCTTCCTTAGGAATTTTGTTATCCGATGAAATTTGGGTTATGCAGCTGTTGACGTTTGTTTTTGGGCTTTTAGCTGTTGCGATTGCGTTGTTGTTGGCTAAGGGCGAACTCAAACAAAATATGATCATTTTAGTCTTGGGTGGAATGATAACCGGCGCTTTGTTTGGTGCTTTTTTATCAATCATTAAATATGTTGCTGATCCATACAGCAAACTGCCAGCGATTACCTATTGGCTAATGGGATCGCTTGCCAATGTGAATGGTGAACTGTTGTATTGGTTAGCGCCGTTTGTGCTGACCGGAATTGCCATCTTAACTATGCAAGGGCATGTCTTAAATGCATTGAGTTTAGGTGATGATGAGGCTAAAACACTGGGTATTTCGGTAGAGAAAAAAAGAATGCTGGTGATTGTGGTTGCCACATTTTTAAGTGCGGTGACGGTCACGCTTGGTGGAATGATTGGTTGGGTCGGGTTGGTGATTCCTCATATTGTTCGTCTGTTGTTTGGGGCTGATAACCGTTTGCTCCTACCTGCTTCGGCGCTATTAGGTGCAATTTATTTATTGTGGGTAGATAACCTTGCTCGCATGGTCACCAGTATTGAAATTCCAATTGGTATTCTTACCGCATTAATCGGTTTGCCGGTATTCGCTTGGGCACTTAAAAATGCCAAAAAAGGTTGGCATTCATAA
- a CDS encoding ABC transporter ATP-binding protein, which yields MNKTGLLMTQGLAAKHQNTMIFREVDLQIFSGEVIALLGQNGCGKTTLLRTLLGLHPKAAGEVYFDHISSSKVSTKERAKRVSYVPQVHKMAFGFPVIDMVLMATYGERAPWLKANAEHFDMAWEALKWMGIADLAHRPYTELSGGQRQMVLIARAFAQNTPMIFMDEPTNGLDFGNQIKLLEKIHALKASGKTVLFTTHHPEHAIHTACRALTMKNGSILSQGCPKETLDKSMIQNLYQLNEQQLKNHHYA from the coding sequence ATGAACAAGACAGGTTTGCTAATGACGCAAGGCCTTGCTGCAAAGCATCAAAACACCATGATTTTTAGAGAGGTTGACTTACAGATTTTTTCTGGAGAGGTGATTGCTCTTTTGGGGCAGAATGGTTGTGGTAAAACGACATTATTACGCACGCTTTTGGGACTGCATCCAAAAGCAGCCGGCGAAGTTTATTTCGATCATATCTCAAGTTCTAAAGTTTCAACAAAAGAGCGAGCAAAGAGGGTCAGTTACGTTCCTCAGGTGCATAAAATGGCATTTGGTTTTCCGGTGATAGATATGGTGCTTATGGCAACTTATGGAGAGAGGGCTCCGTGGCTAAAAGCGAATGCTGAACATTTTGATATGGCTTGGGAAGCGCTGAAATGGATGGGAATTGCCGATTTAGCTCATCGGCCTTATACCGAACTTTCCGGTGGGCAAAGACAAATGGTACTAATTGCTCGTGCATTTGCACAAAATACCCCAATGATTTTCATGGATGAACCCACAAATGGCTTGGACTTTGGAAATCAGATCAAGCTTCTTGAAAAAATACATGCACTCAAAGCCTCTGGTAAAACGGTGTTATTTACTACGCATCATCCTGAGCATGCAATTCATACCGCTTGTCGTGCTTTGACAATGAAAAACGGCTCAATTCTTAGTCAAGGATGTCCGAAAGAAACTTTAGATAAGTCTATGATTCAGAACTTATATCAATTGAATGAACAACAACTCAAAAATCATCACTACGCATAA
- a CDS encoding ExeM/NucH family extracellular endonuclease gives MYPNFKKTLLATLCLSAISTTASAVPDLLFSEYIEGSSFNKAIEIYNDTGIDIDLSTYKVEAYHNGSHSPSYSIDLNGSLANGAVFVLANPGSSSDILAQTDLETSSINFNGDDAIVLTNNGIVIDSIGQVGFDPGSEWGTGDTSTKDNTLQRAQLIADTNPFDAFDPPFLWTGYAQDTVADLGNFGSSNDGDNEPPPSPTQLVKIHEIQGEGSNSPLSGQTVSVEAIVTARLDDLNGFNIQEEAFDYDDSELSSEGIFVYAPNLSELPEIGDRVQLTAQVAEYYDLTQLKNIESISIVDGGNEVTPTEVTLPFASTDFMERYEGMLVSFAQDLTVTENYDLARYGQFWLSSGGRLQVPTNVVSPGNDALAMQQANDLNRILVDDNNSRQNPDPVIYPSPELSAYNTLRSGDMVTSLQGVVNYSYGNYQIQPTVTPQTESQNLRTLQPESIGGSLKIASFNVLNYFNGDGQGGGFPTSRGADNFEEFERQQEKIVKAILAMDVDIIGLMEIENDGYGEFSAIASLVKALNAEMMDEVYDFVNPGVSKIGTDEIAVGFIYRTDKVELSGKSAILDSSVNPEFIDDKNRPALAQTFVEKATNGIVTVSVNHLKSKGSSCDNLGDPDMNDGQGNCNQTRTKAAQALADWLSTDPTQSGDSDTLIIGDLNAYAKEDPISAIKGAGYKDLIDSMSTSDMNYSYVFYGQAGYLDHALSSESLTSQVSGVTEWHINADEPRALDYNLEYKSDNQDITFYNSDPYRASDHDPVIIGLDLEPSAKNIIVSNMETDVEWIGPGFSKRLITVTFQIENDLGEVVENANVQGSWSMRRDAVQASCTTNDQGICEVTLETRKKTEPYAFDINGIEHSVLIFDDQSSVTSIEVNEKPGSDSWFSKFVPWANRH, from the coding sequence ATGTACCCGAATTTTAAGAAAACATTGTTGGCAACCTTATGTCTGTCTGCAATATCCACGACTGCTTCGGCAGTACCAGATTTACTTTTCAGTGAATATATTGAAGGTAGCAGCTTTAACAAGGCTATCGAAATTTATAACGACACAGGAATCGATATTGATTTGTCGACTTATAAAGTCGAGGCTTACCATAATGGAAGTCATTCACCGAGCTACAGCATTGACCTAAACGGTAGCTTGGCTAATGGTGCCGTTTTCGTCTTGGCAAATCCAGGTTCAAGCTCAGACATTCTTGCTCAAACAGATTTAGAAACCAGTTCAATTAACTTTAATGGTGATGATGCCATTGTTTTAACAAACAATGGCATTGTTATCGATTCCATTGGTCAAGTTGGTTTTGATCCTGGTTCTGAATGGGGTACAGGTGATACCAGTACCAAGGATAATACCTTACAACGTGCTCAACTGATTGCTGACACAAATCCATTTGATGCGTTTGATCCTCCTTTTCTGTGGACGGGTTATGCCCAGGATACTGTTGCAGATCTAGGGAATTTTGGATCAAGTAATGATGGCGATAATGAACCCCCTCCTTCTCCTACTCAACTCGTTAAAATTCACGAGATTCAAGGTGAAGGAAGCAACTCTCCGCTAAGTGGCCAGACTGTCAGTGTAGAAGCTATCGTTACAGCACGTTTGGATGACCTGAACGGTTTTAATATTCAGGAAGAAGCTTTTGATTACGACGATTCGGAGTTGTCTTCAGAAGGTATTTTTGTGTATGCACCGAACCTGTCTGAACTACCGGAGATAGGTGATAGAGTTCAACTGACTGCTCAAGTCGCTGAATACTATGATCTGACACAACTTAAAAATATAGAAAGTATCAGCATTGTTGACGGTGGAAACGAGGTAACACCTACAGAGGTTACCTTACCATTTGCTTCGACTGACTTCATGGAAAGATATGAAGGGATGCTGGTCAGCTTTGCACAGGATCTAACTGTTACTGAAAACTATGACCTTGCACGTTACGGTCAATTCTGGCTTTCCTCTGGTGGTCGTCTGCAAGTACCAACCAATGTTGTCAGCCCTGGAAATGATGCACTTGCTATGCAGCAAGCAAATGATTTAAATCGTATTTTGGTTGATGATAACAATAGTCGTCAAAACCCAGACCCTGTGATTTATCCATCTCCTGAATTATCTGCTTACAACACACTTCGTTCCGGCGATATGGTGACAAGCCTTCAAGGTGTTGTAAATTACAGCTATGGAAATTATCAAATCCAACCTACTGTGACACCTCAAACTGAAAGTCAGAATCTACGAACACTCCAGCCAGAATCAATTGGTGGCTCTTTAAAAATTGCCAGCTTCAATGTCTTAAATTACTTCAACGGTGATGGACAAGGCGGTGGCTTCCCTACGAGCCGAGGCGCAGACAATTTTGAAGAGTTTGAACGCCAACAAGAAAAAATCGTCAAAGCAATCCTTGCTATGGATGTGGATATCATCGGTCTAATGGAGATTGAAAATGATGGCTACGGAGAGTTCAGTGCCATTGCAAGCCTTGTAAAAGCTTTGAATGCCGAAATGATGGACGAAGTTTATGATTTCGTAAATCCTGGTGTCTCTAAAATTGGTACAGATGAAATTGCGGTAGGCTTTATCTATAGAACTGATAAAGTTGAATTGAGTGGGAAATCTGCAATTTTGGATAGCAGTGTTAACCCTGAATTTATTGATGATAAAAACCGTCCTGCACTTGCCCAAACATTTGTAGAAAAAGCAACTAATGGGATCGTAACAGTTTCAGTCAATCACCTAAAATCGAAAGGTTCAAGCTGTGATAACCTTGGTGATCCAGACATGAATGATGGACAAGGAAACTGTAACCAAACTCGTACTAAAGCTGCTCAAGCATTGGCTGATTGGTTATCGACAGATCCAACACAAAGTGGTGATTCTGATACTTTAATTATTGGTGATTTAAACGCTTATGCGAAAGAAGACCCTATCTCAGCAATTAAAGGCGCTGGTTATAAGGATTTGATTGACAGCATGTCAACATCAGACATGAACTACTCCTATGTCTTTTACGGACAAGCTGGATATTTAGATCATGCCTTATCTTCTGAAAGCTTAACGTCTCAAGTAAGCGGTGTCACAGAATGGCATATCAATGCTGACGAACCTCGCGCTCTAGATTACAACTTAGAGTATAAGTCAGACAATCAAGACATTACTTTTTATAACTCAGATCCATATCGTGCGTCCGACCATGATCCAGTAATCATCGGTTTAGATCTAGAACCTTCTGCCAAAAATATTATCGTTTCCAATATGGAAACGGATGTTGAATGGATAGGCCCTGGCTTTAGCAAACGCCTCATTACTGTCACATTCCAAATTGAAAATGATCTGGGTGAAGTCGTTGAAAATGCGAATGTTCAAGGTTCATGGTCAATGCGCCGTGATGCAGTTCAAGCGTCTTGTACAACCAATGATCAAGGTATCTGTGAAGTAACATTGGAAACGCGCAAGAAGACTGAACCTTATGCTTTTGACATTAATGGTATTGAACACTCTGTTTTAATCTTCGATGACCAAAGCAGCGTCACATCTATTGAAGTCAATGAAAAACCCGGTTCTGATTCTTGGTTCTCAAAATTTGTACCATGGGCAAATCGTCATTAA
- a CDS encoding sensor domain-containing diguanylate cyclase, with the protein MNNKQSIIDQGELKLFRAVWDHSEDNLFVVRKTQDGDFITERTNPSLVNLFNFSEEQATGCSLKKLMPSDAYNAIVARYTDCLDKNIPIDYEESHIIDSTGIPQFWLTKIIPVIDSDTGEERIFGISRDVTKLKRIEQQLVTYNEKLEQQIEQRARELTTALQEMEKISKYDKLTKVFNRYKLDEELENQLELARRYGNSFGLILMDIDNFKEINDSNGHHIGDRALIEFASILKASIRKTDIVGRWGGDEFLLIIPNSTPEAMMTLAQALKKELASKQSNDFARLASSIGVTLFKKHDTVHSIIVRADKAMYSAKKQGKNSIISIY; encoded by the coding sequence ATGAACAACAAGCAATCCATAATTGACCAAGGTGAACTCAAACTTTTCAGAGCCGTGTGGGATCATTCGGAAGATAATTTGTTTGTCGTGCGAAAAACACAAGATGGTGATTTTATTACGGAACGCACGAATCCATCCTTGGTCAATCTCTTTAACTTTTCTGAAGAACAAGCTACAGGCTGCTCGTTAAAAAAGCTCATGCCGTCGGATGCTTATAACGCCATTGTTGCACGATACACTGACTGTCTGGATAAAAACATCCCGATAGACTACGAAGAGTCTCATATTATTGACTCAACAGGCATACCACAGTTCTGGCTAACCAAAATTATACCTGTAATTGATTCTGATACCGGAGAAGAGCGAATTTTTGGTATTTCCCGAGATGTAACCAAGCTTAAACGTATTGAACAGCAGCTTGTCACTTATAATGAAAAACTTGAGCAACAAATAGAACAAAGAGCCAGAGAGCTCACAACTGCCCTTCAAGAAATGGAGAAAATTTCTAAATACGACAAGCTCACCAAAGTTTTCAACCGTTACAAACTAGATGAAGAACTTGAAAACCAGCTTGAATTAGCGAGACGTTACGGCAATAGTTTTGGTTTGATCTTAATGGATATCGATAACTTTAAAGAAATCAACGATTCCAACGGACATCATATCGGCGATCGAGCTTTAATTGAATTCGCCAGTATTTTAAAGGCATCTATTCGAAAAACAGACATCGTCGGCCGCTGGGGAGGGGATGAATTTTTGTTGATTATCCCCAACAGCACACCTGAAGCAATGATGACACTGGCCCAAGCTTTAAAAAAAGAACTCGCATCCAAACAATCGAATGATTTTGCGAGATTAGCCTCAAGCATCGGCGTGACTCTATTCAAAAAACACGATACTGTGCACTCCATAATCGTACGCGCAGATAAAGCGATGTACTCGGCAAAAAAACAAGGGAAAAACTCCATTATTTCAATTTACTGA
- the smpB gene encoding SsrA-binding protein SmpB: MAKKSKKKVPANNIAQNKKARFDYFIEEEIEAGLALEGWEVKSLRQGKVQINESYILLKNNEAWLFGALITPLIQTSTHTKTDSLRLRKLLMHRKEIDRLMGQVDQKGYSVIPLNLYWSKGRVKLKIGLAKGKKMHDKRATEKERDWNRDKQRIMKMTR, encoded by the coding sequence ATGGCAAAAAAATCGAAAAAGAAAGTGCCCGCTAATAACATTGCACAAAACAAAAAAGCGCGATTCGATTATTTTATTGAAGAGGAAATTGAAGCTGGTTTAGCACTAGAGGGCTGGGAAGTTAAAAGTCTTCGCCAAGGGAAAGTTCAAATCAATGAAAGTTATATTCTGCTAAAGAATAACGAAGCTTGGCTGTTTGGGGCATTAATTACTCCTCTTATTCAGACATCAACCCACACGAAAACTGATTCACTGCGTCTGAGAAAGTTACTGATGCACCGAAAGGAAATTGATCGCTTAATGGGTCAAGTCGATCAAAAAGGCTACTCAGTTATTCCACTTAATCTTTATTGGTCAAAAGGTCGAGTAAAACTTAAAATTGGTTTGGCAAAAGGTAAAAAAATGCACGACAAACGTGCGACTGAAAAAGAACGTGATTGGAATCGTGATAAACAACGCATTATGAAAATGACTCGATGA
- a CDS encoding type II toxin-antitoxin system RatA family toxin, with protein sequence MKKITRSALLPYSAKQMYDLVNAVERYPDFLPWCGGANISESTENFMRASVTIAKAGISQTFTTENHLTPNQRIEMTLLDGPFKSLHGEWHFKALDENACKILFEVEFEMKSGLLNMAIGPIFEQISSTFVDSFVERAKHVY encoded by the coding sequence ATGAAAAAAATTACTCGTTCGGCATTATTGCCTTATTCCGCCAAGCAGATGTATGACCTAGTGAATGCAGTTGAGCGTTACCCAGATTTTTTGCCTTGGTGCGGGGGAGCCAACATTAGTGAATCGACAGAGAATTTTATGCGAGCGTCAGTGACGATTGCTAAAGCTGGCATTTCTCAGACTTTTACGACAGAAAATCACTTAACGCCCAACCAGCGTATTGAAATGACTTTGTTGGATGGACCTTTTAAAAGTCTGCACGGCGAGTGGCATTTTAAAGCCTTGGATGAAAATGCTTGCAAAATTTTATTTGAAGTCGAATTCGAGATGAAAAGCGGTTTGTTGAATATGGCGATTGGTCCCATTTTTGAACAAATTTCCAGTACCTTTGTGGATTCGTTTGTTGAACGTGCTAAGCATGTCTATTAA
- a CDS encoding RnfH family protein gives MQIEIAYALYEEQFLDVEDVNEPCTVEQALAQSKMLQRFPDLNTEKVGIFGKMVKHDYVLREGDRIEIYRPLKADPKDRRREKVAKERQSQS, from the coding sequence ATGCAAATTGAAATCGCTTACGCGCTCTATGAAGAGCAGTTTTTAGATGTTGAAGATGTCAATGAGCCCTGCACGGTTGAACAGGCATTGGCGCAATCAAAAATGTTACAGCGCTTTCCTGATCTGAATACGGAAAAAGTTGGTATTTTTGGAAAAATGGTGAAGCATGATTACGTTTTAAGGGAAGGGGATCGAATTGAGATTTACCGACCTTTGAAAGCCGACCCGAAAGATCGTCGTCGAGAAAAGGTGGCAAAAGAGCGCCAGAGTCAAAGCTAA
- a CDS encoding outer membrane protein assembly factor BamE: MSSTSRLIKTLTISLSLSTLAVLQTGCSYLEPYKSGIAQGNILTQESVDLLQEGLTKGQVRQLIGPPLGENPFNPNHWEYVFFTTGDNDNLSEVDQHLVITFGDDGMLTSWQKKSIEIQYKKEDKFLGIF; encoded by the coding sequence ATGTCATCGACTTCACGTTTGATTAAAACGCTCACGATTAGCCTTTCCCTTTCAACTTTAGCTGTTTTACAAACTGGGTGCTCTTACCTTGAACCTTATAAATCAGGGATTGCACAAGGCAACATTTTGACTCAAGAAAGCGTTGATTTATTGCAAGAAGGCCTAACTAAAGGACAAGTTCGACAACTCATAGGGCCACCGCTTGGTGAAAATCCTTTTAATCCAAATCATTGGGAATATGTGTTTTTTACTACAGGTGATAATGACAACCTATCGGAAGTTGACCAACACTTAGTTATTACATTTGGTGATGACGGAATGCTAACAAGCTGGCAGAAAAAATCAATTGAGATTCAATACAAAAAAGAAGATAAATTCTTAGGAATTTTCTAA
- the fur gene encoding ferric iron uptake transcriptional regulator, with amino-acid sequence MSGAELKKVGLKVTLPRLKILEILEQAGEDHHLSAEDVYKILLEQGEEVGLATVYRVLTQFEQAGIVRRLNFENNISIFELDTGDNHDHIVCMKSGHVREFVDPVIEERIVEISKELGYELSSHNLVIYGTYKE; translated from the coding sequence ATGAGTGGAGCGGAACTTAAAAAAGTTGGTTTAAAGGTCACTTTGCCAAGACTTAAAATTCTTGAGATTCTTGAGCAAGCGGGCGAAGATCATCATCTCTCTGCAGAGGATGTTTACAAAATTCTGTTGGAGCAGGGGGAAGAAGTCGGACTTGCAACGGTTTATCGTGTTTTAACGCAATTCGAACAAGCGGGCATTGTTCGTCGTTTGAATTTTGAAAACAATATTTCAATTTTTGAGTTAGACACGGGTGACAATCATGACCATATTGTCTGTATGAAGAGTGGCCATGTTCGAGAATTTGTTGATCCAGTGATTGAAGAGCGTATTGTTGAGATCTCGAAAGAATTAGGCTATGAACTTTCGAGTCATAACCTCGTGATTTATGGAACTTACAAAGAGTAA